A single genomic interval of Meleagris gallopavo isolate NT-WF06-2002-E0010 breed Aviagen turkey brand Nicholas breeding stock chromosome 6, Turkey_5.1, whole genome shotgun sequence harbors:
- the LOC109368278 gene encoding BCL-6 corepressor-like: MRLCVSTKQAPEGKEQSKDKCQIKSHSIDKKSDQSSGHKSQHPRPPLDMKRKHNSERLQNEGSRDNFADRWQHEFMPVAKKTCRALPVPPASVPTQDLYHTNTSGKKHAQLTCAPALSLAEQQTQESCNTGKEAKCQSNALLQKEDEAKKASGKRKCKTKHLEVQMRRKRSFFAMDDPFEMEDTQDMATLPNKMMKQGEPTLHHVSLPAPVCQKLHKQLQQRPSQPTI, translated from the exons ATGAGGCTCTGCGTTAGCACCAAGCAG gcTCCAGAGGGAAAAGAGCAGTCAAAAGATAAATGCCAGATAAAGAGCCATTCTATAGATAAAAAATCAGATCAATCATCAGGACATAAAAGCCAACACCCACGTCCACCTCTGGACATGAAGCGTAAGCACAATAGTGAAAGACTGCAGAATGAAGGCAGCCGAGATAACTTTGCAGACAGATGGCAGCATGAATTCATGCCAGTGGCCAAGAAGACATGCAGAGCTTTGCCTGTACCACCGGCATCTGTGCCTACACAAGATCTTTACCACACCAACACAAGTGGGAAAAAGCATGCTCAGCTGACCTGTGCTCCAGCCTTGAGTTTGGCTGAGCAGCAAACTCAAGAAAGCTGCAACACAGGCAAAGAAGCAAAGTGCCAATCCAACGCTTTGCTGCAAAAAGAGGATGAGGCCAAGAAAGCATCAGGCAAACgtaaatgtaaaacaaaacacctggaagtgcaaatgagaagaaagaggtcATTCTTTGCAATGGACGACCCCTTTGAGATGGAAGATACACAAGATATGGCCACACTACCGAACAAAATGATGAAGCAAGGAGAGCCCACTCTCCATCATGTCTCCTTGCCTGCCCCAGTCTGCCAGAAGCTGCacaagcagctgcagcagcgcCCCTCGCAGCCGACCATCtag